Proteins encoded within one genomic window of Corynebacterium aurimucosum:
- a CDS encoding carbohydrate ABC transporter permease, whose protein sequence is MAGAPPTAQPRRQYLRVAALIAPALIALAVVIGYPIVRAVMLSFQGNKRLNPTTGVFEEGAFAGLENYLYWITNRCMSATGQASTCPDGVIATDFWPALKITLFFTVVTVTLETILGMFMALVMNGEYRGRGLVRAAVLVPWAIPTAVTAKLWQFMFAPDGIVNALIGSRIAWTTDPFYARLAVIIADVWKTAPFMALLILAGLQMIPRDVYDAARVDGASRIQTFFTITLPLVRPALMVAILFRTLDALRMYDLPVIMISASSNAPTATISQLVVEDMRQGHFNSASALSTLIFLLIFTVAFILVRFLGADISGTARQKKEKKS, encoded by the coding sequence ATGGCTGGAGCACCGCCTACCGCGCAGCCCCGCAGACAGTATCTGCGCGTTGCTGCGCTCATCGCGCCGGCGCTGATAGCGCTGGCCGTGGTCATCGGCTATCCCATCGTGCGCGCTGTGATGTTGTCCTTCCAGGGCAACAAGCGGCTTAACCCGACCACGGGTGTATTCGAGGAAGGCGCATTCGCAGGCCTCGAGAACTACCTGTACTGGATCACTAATCGCTGCATGTCTGCCACCGGCCAGGCCAGCACGTGCCCGGATGGCGTCATCGCTACTGATTTCTGGCCGGCACTTAAGATCACGCTCTTTTTCACCGTGGTCACGGTGACCCTGGAAACGATTTTGGGCATGTTCATGGCGCTGGTGATGAACGGCGAATACCGCGGTCGCGGCCTCGTGCGCGCGGCGGTGCTGGTTCCCTGGGCCATTCCCACCGCAGTCACCGCGAAGCTATGGCAGTTCATGTTTGCACCGGATGGCATCGTTAACGCGCTCATCGGCTCGCGCATCGCATGGACCACGGACCCGTTCTATGCCCGCCTCGCGGTGATTATCGCTGATGTGTGGAAGACCGCCCCGTTCATGGCACTGCTCATCCTGGCAGGCCTGCAGATGATTCCGCGCGATGTCTATGACGCAGCACGCGTGGACGGCGCCTCGCGTATCCAAACCTTCTTCACCATCACCCTGCCACTGGTGCGGCCAGCACTCATGGTGGCCATCCTCTTCCGCACGCTGGATGCGCTGCGTATGTACGACCTGCCGGTCATCATGATCTCCGCTTCCTCCAACGCGCCGACGGCCACCATTTCCCAGCTGGTGGTGGAAGACATGCGCCAGGGCCACTTCAACTCAGCCTCCGCGCTGTCCACACTCATCTTCCTGCTTATCTTCACCGTCGCGTTCATCCTCGTCCGCTTCCTCGGCGCTGATATCTCCGGTACTGCTCGCCAGAAGAAGGAGAAGAAGTCATGA